Below is a window of Nocardioides sp. S-1144 DNA.
CGTCCTGGCGGCGGCGGTGGTGCTCAGCGGCATGACCTGGACGACGTTCCTGATGTCGCGCCAGGGCTACATGATCGACGTCGTCCCGTTCAGCCACCGCGCCCGGGCGCTGTCGACGCTCGGCGGCTCGCACCGGGTCGGCGTCTTCGTCGGGCCGCTCGTCGGGGCCGGGCTGATCGTCGTCCTCGGCCTCTCGGCGGTGTTCTGGTTCGCGGCGCTCGCCGCGCTGGGTGCCGCCGCGCTCGCCCGCACGATGCCCGACCTGGGCGCCGAGCGTCGCCGGTCGCGGCGCGACACCGGGCAGCACCTCGGCGTGTGGGAGGTGCTGGCGCAGCACCGCCGCGTGCTGCTGACCCTGGGCACCGTCGTCGTGGTGATCTCGGCGTCGCGGTCGGTGCGCAACGGGCTGCTGCCCCTGTGGGCCGACCACGTCGGCATCTCCCCGAGCGCGACGTCGCTCGTCTTCGCCCTGTCGGGGGCGATCGACATGGTGTTCTTCTACCCGGGCGGCTGGCTGATGGACCGGGTCGGGCGGACCGTCGTCGCCGTCCCCGTCGTGGCCACGGTCGCCGTCGCGACGCTGCTCCTCCCGCTCGCCACGACCACGGTGGCGGTCGCGGCGGCCTTCGTGCTGATCGCGGTCGGCAACGGGCTCGGCTCCGGGATCGTGATGGTGCTCGGCGCGGACGCCGCCCCCACCGAGGGCCGCGCGCAGTTCCTCGGCGGGTGGCGGCTGTGCGGCGACGTCGGGCTGTCCGGCGGACCGCTGGTCGTCAGCGCCGTCGCGGCCGTGGCTCCGCTCGCGACCGCGTGCGTCGTGATCGGGCTGCTCGGCGTCGCCGGCACCGCCTGGACCGGCTTCTGGGTCGGCCGCGAGGACCGCCGGCGCCGACTCGACGTCGGGACCGGCGCGCGGGACCGGCGCACCAGGTAGCCGGAGGGCTA
It encodes the following:
- a CDS encoding MFS transporter, which gives rise to MPPPASSEFRLRDIALTAYGPTIVSSTGHGAVMPILALRARDLGADVSTAAAVVALLGLGMLVASLPAGALVARIGERRALVLAGVADAVAMSVGALAGSVVVLAAAVVLSGMTWTTFLMSRQGYMIDVVPFSHRARALSTLGGSHRVGVFVGPLVGAGLIVVLGLSAVFWFAALAALGAAALARTMPDLGAERRRSRRDTGQHLGVWEVLAQHRRVLLTLGTVVVVISASRSVRNGLLPLWADHVGISPSATSLVFALSGAIDMVFFYPGGWLMDRVGRTVVAVPVVATVAVATLLLPLATTTVAVAAAFVLIAVGNGLGSGIVMVLGADAAPTEGRAQFLGGWRLCGDVGLSGGPLVVSAVAAVAPLATACVVIGLLGVAGTAWTGFWVGREDRRRRLDVGTGARDRRTR